A single Parabacteroides timonensis DNA region contains:
- a CDS encoding alpha-galactosidase: MKLINLNLLLLLALLVSCGEPSVSSGKWTVSYDQAQKGHRIEKENQLLSDGVYASYKLGDRLVTTRDYKSSRSKATAISDAFGEGSLLQVTYTDSNLPTLVQSFYIYPEKDYLLTEFTLQGGDADVESNYMAPVNVDRMPALLAEGDNRALFQPFDNDCWIRYQSHPLTFDKLRSYEVATVFNNHDRKGLVIGSVEHSDWKTGIDMTQGDRNNIGSLVCFGGVADTLTRDSKAHGALKGKEVKSPKVFVGFFNDWRAGLEEYGKANAVVAPVKKWPGAVTFGWNSWGALQFNLTYQKALEVSDFFKNNLQNNHFVNTDGNVTIGLDSGWNSFKDEELKDFVDHCAANGQIAGVYWTPFTDWGKHPERTIDGAPDYKYKDVYLYANGQPQELDGAYAIDPTHPAIEEMMKKTSDLFHRCGFKYVKMDFMTHGAMEADKWYNPEIQTGIQAYNYGMQLLNKYFGDMYINLSISPVFPAHYANSRRIACDAWNKIKDTEYTLNALSYGWWQDEVYQYNDADHLVLREATEGENRARMTSGAITGLYIVGDDFSKGGKQIDKDRAMKFMTNPEVNAVAKGLSFTPVEGNGERSENQFIHHDADGTSYFAIFNYSEEEMNTTISLERLGLEPTVTYRAKELWSGDEQPVKETLKVTIPAKDALLYKIGYN; encoded by the coding sequence ATGAAACTCATCAATTTAAATCTGCTGCTATTGCTCGCCCTGCTTGTGTCCTGTGGTGAACCATCCGTCTCTTCGGGGAAATGGACGGTCAGCTACGATCAGGCGCAGAAAGGCCATCGCATCGAGAAAGAGAATCAGCTTCTTTCCGATGGGGTCTACGCCTCGTACAAACTGGGCGACAGATTGGTCACTACCCGTGACTACAAGAGTAGCCGGTCGAAAGCAACCGCTATCAGTGACGCTTTCGGCGAGGGGTCATTATTGCAGGTCACTTATACCGACAGTAACCTGCCTACACTGGTACAGTCTTTCTACATCTATCCGGAGAAAGATTATCTGTTGACGGAATTTACTCTTCAGGGAGGAGATGCCGATGTCGAATCGAATTATATGGCTCCGGTCAACGTCGACCGTATGCCTGCTTTACTTGCCGAAGGGGATAACCGTGCGTTGTTCCAGCCTTTCGATAACGATTGCTGGATCCGTTATCAGTCTCATCCGCTGACTTTCGATAAGTTACGCAGTTATGAGGTGGCTACCGTATTTAATAATCATGACCGTAAAGGTCTTGTGATCGGTTCGGTGGAACATTCCGACTGGAAAACCGGTATCGATATGACTCAGGGTGACCGTAATAATATCGGTTCGCTGGTTTGTTTCGGTGGTGTAGCCGATACGTTGACACGCGATTCGAAAGCACATGGTGCACTGAAAGGCAAAGAAGTAAAATCCCCGAAAGTATTTGTCGGCTTCTTCAACGACTGGCGTGCCGGATTGGAAGAATACGGAAAAGCGAATGCAGTGGTGGCTCCTGTAAAGAAATGGCCGGGTGCCGTTACTTTCGGCTGGAACAGTTGGGGAGCACTTCAGTTTAATCTTACTTACCAGAAAGCGTTGGAAGTATCCGATTTCTTCAAGAATAATTTGCAGAACAATCATTTTGTAAATACGGACGGCAATGTGACGATCGGTCTCGATTCCGGCTGGAACAGCTTTAAAGATGAGGAACTGAAAGATTTCGTAGATCATTGTGCGGCTAACGGACAGATCGCCGGTGTGTACTGGACGCCTTTTACCGATTGGGGTAAACATCCGGAACGAACCATCGACGGTGCTCCTGATTATAAGTATAAAGATGTCTATCTGTATGCAAACGGTCAGCCGCAGGAACTGGACGGCGCTTATGCGATCGACCCGACTCATCCGGCCATCGAGGAGATGATGAAGAAGACTTCCGACTTGTTCCACCGTTGCGGCTTTAAATATGTGAAGATGGACTTTATGACACATGGAGCCATGGAAGCCGACAAATGGTATAATCCGGAAATTCAGACAGGTATCCAGGCTTACAACTACGGTATGCAGTTGCTGAATAAGTACTTCGGCGATATGTACATCAATTTGTCGATTTCTCCTGTATTCCCTGCCCATTACGCAAATTCACGCCGTATCGCCTGCGATGCATGGAATAAGATCAAGGATACGGAGTATACGCTGAATGCCCTTTCTTACGGTTGGTGGCAGGATGAAGTGTATCAGTATAATGATGCCGACCATCTGGTGTTGCGTGAAGCGACCGAAGGTGAGAACCGTGCCCGTATGACTTCCGGCGCCATTACCGGTTTGTATATCGTTGGAGATGATTTCAGTAAAGGCGGAAAACAGATCGATAAAGATCGTGCTATGAAATTCATGACCAATCCGGAGGTAAATGCTGTCGCTAAAGGCCTCTCATTTACTCCGGTGGAAGGGAATGGCGAACGTTCTGAAAATCAATTTATTCATCATGATGCAGACGGAACATCTTATTTCGCTATCTTTAATTATTCGGAAGAGGAGATGAACACCACAATTTCACTTGAACGTCTCGGCCTGGAGCCAACTGTTACTTACCGGGCGAAAGAGCTTTGGAGCGGAGATGAACAACCTGTTAAGGAAACATTAAAGGTGACGATCCCTGCCAAGGATGCGTTGCTTTATAAGATTGGATACAACTAA